From the genome of Paracidovorax avenae:
ACCAGATGCCGCCGTGGAAGCTGCCGGAGCACAAGACGCAGTCGGGCACGCTCACGCGCTGGAGCAAGGGAGGGGGCGGGGCGAGCATGCTGCGCTTCGAGGACCAGAAGGGGATAGAGCACCTGGAGCTGTCGAACACGTACGGCAACACGTACCTGAACATGGGGTACCTGATGCACCAGGGCACGGGGTCGCAGCGGGGGTATGGCTTCGAGCTGCGCACGGACCTGTGGGGCTCGATCCGGGCGGACAAGGGCCTGCTCATCACCACGTACAACCAAGACTTCACCTCCCGCGTCTCGGTGAACAACCCGGACGGTTTCGAGCACATGGGAGCGACGCTGGCCAACACCGCTTCGCTCATGCAGGAAGCCGGACAGGCGGTTTCCTCGGCGCAGTCCACCATCGGTACGCTCAATGCGGCGAAATCCTCGCAGATCTCCAGCCTGGGATCGGCCATCGCCGCGATCACGGGGGGCGGTGCGGGCGGAGCCGCCTCGCTCGCCAAGATGGCCTCGGCGCTTTCGGGAGATGGCGGTGGCGCGGAAACCGCCATGCCCACCGACACCGACCCTGCCATGGCCGACGCGCGCAGCCTGATGGACCTGTCGCGGGACATCACCAAGCCGGTGGTCTCGATCGTGAGCCCGGAGGGCCAGAGCCTCATCAGCCCCAAGCCCATCGTGGTCAGCTCCGGCCAGAGCACCTCGGTGCGCGCGCAGCAGCACGTGACCGTATCGAGCGGTGCGCAACTCACCCAGCTGGCCAAAAGCGGCATGCTCACCCATGTCACCGAAGGCGGGCAGACCAATATCGTCTCGGCCGGCGACGTGGCCTCCGTTGCCAAGACCGGCCACATGAACCTCGTTGCGGAGCAGAACATCACCGTGTCGTCCACGGCGCTCAACGCCCACCTGCTGGCCAAGGAAAACACCGTGGTCAGCGCGGAAACCGACACGGTCTTCGTCAGTGCGGGCAAGCACATCACCGAGGTGGCCGGCGAGAGCATCACGCTGGTGTGCGGCAAGGCGTCCATCACCCTCAAGTCCGACGGCACCATCGTGCTCAACGGCGTGAAGGGCGTCTTCAATTTCGAGGACGACCTCGATCAGTTCGGCAAGAAGATCAACCTGAATTGCTGAAAGCAGCACACCGACCAGAGAAAGCAGACCACCGCATGCGCTACCACTTCCAAGAAGGCCACATCGAAGCCCCGGACCACGTCACCGACCGCACCGTGCACCTGCTCGCGCCCACACCCGGCACGGGCGAGATGACCGTCGCCATTTCCAAGGACCTGCTCGAGGCCGGCGAAACCCCGCCGGAATTCCTGCAGCGGCAGCTCGGCGACCTGTCGCGGCAGGTCGCCAAGTTCAGCCGGGGCGAGGTGCAGCCGGCCACGCTCGGCGCGCCGGAACAGAAGATCGGCGGCTCGAAATTCACCGTGAGCTACAAGCAGCAGGGGCGCATGGTGCACCACGTGCAGTCGCTGTTCCTGCTGCCTGACAGCCGCACCGTGCTCAATCTCACCTTTTCGCTGCCGGTGCCCTTCACGGAAGAACACCTGCGGCAGGTCGATGGCGTGCTGGCCAGCTTCGTGCTGCGCCAGTGACGCCGGTGGCAAGGTAGGCCGCGAAGAACACACGACAGGAGAACAGCAGCATGGGAGGGATGGCGGCGGCACGGCAGGCGGACGAGATAGGACACGTGTCGGTGTGGGCGAGGCTGGCGCGGGTGGGATTGAGGCTGGCGGCCGGGATGGTGGAGACGCTGCTGGTGGCGGGGGTGGTGGCGCTGGCGGCGGGGGTGTCGGTGGCGACGATGGGGTGCGGTGCGATCCTGGCGTGCGGGCTGCTGGCGGGGTTCATCGGGGGTGCGACGGGCTGGAGCGACTACAAGGAAAAAAAGATCCAGGAGATGACCGAGGACATCGGGGAGCTGGACATCACGGGCACGCTGGGCATCCGTGGGGCGGCGACGGTGCGCATCAATGGCCGGGCTGCGATGCGGGCGGTGGCGGACGCGGCCGTGTGCCGCGACCATGGGCAGCCCAACCCGAACTTCATCGCCGAGGGCTCGGACTCGGTCTTCATCGAAACCTATCCTGCTGCCCGCAAGGGCGACAAGATGATGTGCGCCGCGCAGATCGCCAGCGGCTCGGACGACGTGCTGGTGGGGGGCAACAAGACGGCGTACCTGGAGATCGCCGACGACCGGGCGTGGTGGGAGACGGCGCTGGAGATCGGTGTGGGCCTGGCGATGGGCCGGGGCAACTTCCTGGGCAAGGTGGGGTGCCTGGCGCTGGGGGCGGTGGTGGGCATGGCGGGCGACGCGCTGGGGCGGGGCTTCCGGGCGCTGATCGGCTACCCGGTGCACCCGGCCACGGGCGGCAAGGTGCTGGACGGCAGCGAGGACACGGACTTCGTGCTGCCCGGGCCGCTGGGCATTGCCTGGCGGCGCTTCTACAGCAGCCACGACCACCGGGGCGGCACCCTGCACGGCGCGGGCTGGAGCGTGCCCTACGAGATCGAGCTGCACGTGGAGCGGGCAGCTGCCGGTGCGCCGCCTTCGCGCATCACCTACGTCAACCCGCAAGGGCGGCACATCGAGCTGCCGGATGTCGGGCCGGGCACGGCGCTCTTCAACGTCGGCGAAGGCTTCACCCTGGGCTGCACGGCGGGTGGGCACTACGAGGTGGGCGAGCTCGACCACGTGGCCTGGCAGTTCGGCCCGGCGCCGCAGGAGGCGGGCAGGCATGTGCTGAAACTGCTGCGCATCCGCGACCGGTTCGGGCACTGGGTGGGGCTGCGCTACGACGGCGAGCGGCGCCTGGCGGGCATCGCGGACCACCTGGGGCGGCTGCTGCGGCTGGATTACCAGGCAGGAACTCGCCAGGTCGCTGCGATCCACCTCGTGCAGGCGGCGCCGGGCGAGCAGCTGGGCCTGCTGGCGGCCTACCGCCATGACGCGGGTGGCCAGCTGGCCGAAGTGCAGGACCGCACGCGCGCGACCGTGCGGCGCTTCGCCTACGCCGAAGGCCTGATGGTGCGCCAGGAGGATGCGGCCGGCTTCGCGTGCCACTACGCGTGGGAGAGCGAAGCGGGGGCGAGCGGCCCCGAGCGCCAGGATGGTGCCCGCGGGCCCGATGGCCGGCGCCTGCGCGACCGCCGGGTGGTGCGGCACTGGACGGAGGATGGCGAGAGCTATGCCATCGCCTATGGCTTCGATGGCAACTCCGATGGCAGCCCCGCTGGCGAGGCCGGCGGCTGGACAAGGTCAACCGACCAGCTCGGGCGCGAAGAGCGCTGGCAGTGGGACCGCTGGCACAACCTCACGGCCTACACCAACGCGCTGGGCGCCAC
Proteins encoded in this window:
- a CDS encoding DUF1795 domain-containing protein; amino-acid sequence: MRYHFQEGHIEAPDHVTDRTVHLLAPTPGTGEMTVAISKDLLEAGETPPEFLQRQLGDLSRQVAKFSRGEVQPATLGAPEQKIGGSKFTVSYKQQGRMVHHVQSLFLLPDSRTVLNLTFSLPVPFTEEHLRQVDGVLASFVLRQ